In one window of Paludisphaera rhizosphaerae DNA:
- a CDS encoding Ig-like domain-containing protein → MNDSRERHQNRRKPALGVDSLEDRRLMSADMGSTFAIVPGEVTTAGAKSTVEVKIDPAYFTGAKRTGRIVMGIDVAADPNATVKPQIVSIESGNGRKVSVQHAKYANTLVKSQGLLSAQSTAVTFTAQVPKAGQAPMTYKVDVKGLTDATGKYLLGFYLPGDVDGDGKVTSTDIKSIASELGLKSTDKGYSFDADANRDGKIDVKDLRIASQNLDTSTIVSPVASVNLDPASDVGISDRITNLRTVKFNGTATPNATVTFTEANGNSPGGTTTVGADGNYSINVPLGDGSNTFKVSTADAFGQTISGTISPVTYSVNPPTVTNTVPSASDAKA, encoded by the coding sequence ATGAACGATTCACGGGAACGGCATCAGAACCGTCGCAAGCCCGCTCTGGGCGTGGACTCGCTGGAAGACCGCCGCCTCATGAGCGCGGACATGGGGAGCACCTTCGCCATCGTCCCCGGCGAGGTGACGACCGCCGGCGCCAAGTCGACGGTCGAGGTGAAGATCGACCCTGCCTACTTCACGGGGGCGAAGCGGACCGGTCGGATCGTCATGGGCATCGACGTGGCCGCCGACCCTAACGCGACCGTCAAGCCGCAGATCGTCTCGATCGAGTCTGGCAACGGCCGCAAGGTGTCGGTGCAGCATGCGAAGTACGCGAATACGCTGGTCAAGTCGCAGGGGCTGCTGTCGGCCCAGAGCACGGCCGTGACGTTCACCGCCCAGGTGCCGAAGGCCGGCCAGGCCCCCATGACGTACAAGGTCGACGTCAAGGGGCTCACCGACGCGACCGGCAAGTACTTGCTGGGCTTCTATCTCCCCGGCGACGTCGACGGAGACGGCAAGGTCACGAGCACCGACATCAAGTCGATCGCTTCAGAACTCGGTCTGAAATCGACCGACAAAGGTTACTCGTTCGACGCCGACGCCAATCGCGACGGCAAGATCGACGTCAAGGACCTTCGCATCGCCAGCCAGAACCTCGACACGTCGACGATCGTCAGCCCGGTCGCGAGCGTCAACCTCGACCCGGCCAGCGACGTGGGCATCTCCGACCGCATCACCAACCTGCGGACCGTCAAGTTCAACGGGACGGCCACCCCCAACGCCACGGTCACCTTCACCGAGGCCAACGGCAATTCGCCGGGCGGCACGACCACCGTCGGCGCCGACGGAAATTACAGCATCAACGTCCCTCTCGGCGACGGCTCGAACACCTTCAAGGTGAGCACGGCCGACGCCTTCGGCCAGACGATCTCGGGCACGATTTCGCCCGTAACCTACAGCGTCAACCCGCCGACGGTCACCAACACGGTTCCGTCCGCCTCCGACGCCAAGGCCTGA